In Silurus meridionalis isolate SWU-2019-XX chromosome 19, ASM1480568v1, whole genome shotgun sequence, the DNA window gatcatcgaacaatcaagcgtttcattcaaaatagtcgacagggtcgcaagaagcgtgtggaaaaccaaggcgcaaaataactgcccgtgaactgagaaaagtcaagcgtgcagctgccaagatgccacttgccaccagtttggccatatttcagagctgcaacatcactgagtgcccaaaagcacaaggtgtgcaatactcagagacatggccaaggtaagaaaggcagaaagtcgaccaccactgaacaagacacacaagctgaaacgtcaagactgggccaagaaatatctcaagactgatttttctaaggttttatggactgatgaaatgagagtgagtcttgatgggccagatggatgggcccgtggctggattggtaaagggcagagagctccagtccgactcaggcgccagcaaggtggaggtggagtactggtttgggctggtatcatcaaagatgagcttgtggggccttttcgggttgaggatggagtcaagctgaactcccagtcctactgccagtttctggaagacaccttcttcaagcagtggtacaggaagaagtctgcatccttcaagaaaacatgattttcatgcaggacaatgctccatcacacacgtccaagtactccacagcgtggctggcaagaaagggtataaaagaagaaaatctaatgatatggcctccttgttcacctgatctgaaccccattgagaacctgtggtccatcatcaaatgtgcgatttacaaggagggaaaacagtacacctctgaacagtgtctgggaggctgtggttgctgctgcacgcaatgttgatggtgaacagatcaaaacactgacagaatccatggatggcaggcttttgagtgtccttgcaaagaaaggtggctatattggtcactgatttgtttttgtttggtttttgaatgtcagaaatgtatatttgtgaatgttgagatgttatattggtttcactggtaaaaataaataattgaaatgggtatgaatttgtttttgttgttgcctaataattatgcacagtaatagtcacctgcacacacagatatccccctaaaatagctaaaactaaaaactacttccaaaaatattcagctttgatattaatgagttttttgtgttcattgagaacatggttgttgttcaaattaaatcctcaaataaaattaatcctcaaaaatacaacttgcctaataattctgcactccctgtatagttAGGGATGGTAAtatatgtaaaaagaaaagttaaaaaGTCCATAAAGGTTAagaatgtgatttaaaaaagtggatgcaacacacacattttgaacatatttgcggATCGTAACGGGGGAATCGTATCGTAGCTTcttcatatttatattgaatgtatcgtatcattggtgatgcatcgagatgcaaatCATCCCTAATAAACATccctaatatacacacacatacataaatctttttcattaaaaatacattttgaatgtgtgtgtgtgtgtgtgtgtgtgaaggcgATGTTGTTGGCGAAGGACATTCGTGATCGTGAGCGTGGAGGACGTGCTGAGATCGGACTGATCGAGGGTGATGCGGAGGACAAATCCCCTTCTCTGATGGaggttgtgtgtggtgtgatcgGGCCGCGACCCTCCTCTCTCCCGAACGGAACCTCGGATGAGCAGGCGGATCGAGAACAGATGTCTCAGGTCACGCTGTACCAGTGAGTAGCGATCAGTATCCGATCAACAAGGGGCGGAGATTAAATATAGAGTTCATTATCCAATCACGACACGTGTCACGGTTTCCAGTGTTGTGTATTTTACACTGAATACTTCAACAAGCTGAATGAGCGAAGAAACGGTCATGAGTCACGTGTTCAAATGTAGGATTGGATGAGCTAAATGGTttgaagctccgcccacattCAAACTTCAGCacaaagaagaagatgaaatgGAAAAATTTCAAAAGAAATATACAGCATGAGTAAAGTGTGTACTCTTTAAtttactatgtgtgtgtgtgtgtgtgtgtgtgtgtgtgtgtgtgtgtgtgtgtttgtgtgtgtgtgtgtgtgcagtgtgtctgACGCTGATGGGGAAATGAAGGTGAGGGAAGTCGCCAGCAGGCCTCTGGTCCAGGATTTGTTAAATCACGATGTGAGTAACTGACACACACATctaataactgtgtgtgtgtatgtgtgtgtgtgtgtgtgtgtgtgtgtgtgtgtgtgtgtgtgtgtttataatatgtgtttgttaatgtttaaaattgtgtgaataaaaacatattgcatgtgtgtgtgtgtgtgtgtgtgtgtgtgtgtgtgtgtgtgtgtgtgtgtgtgtgtgcgtgtgtgtgatgttacagGACTGTTATATAGTGGATCAGGGCGGAGTCAGGCTGTTCATATGGAAAGGGAAGAAAGCAAATAAAGCAGAGAAGCAGGCTGCAATGTCCCGTGCTGTGGTGAGAGAAAAgaactctatctatctatctatctatctatctatctatctatctatctatctatctatctatctatctatctatctatctatctatctatctatctatctatctatctatctatctatctataattcAGAtgctttatattaaattaaattcattttatagcactttaaacaatgaacattgtttttatttattgacttcCTCCTGTATTTgtaactttacacacacacacacacacacacacacacacacacacacacacacacacatatatatatatatatatatatatatatatatatatatatatatatatatatatatatatatatatatatacaatacactttATTGATTGAAATCACATATTTGATGGAaaatgctataataataatacactataaataaaatatagttgTTGATAAACCCAGCAGAGAATAATACAAAAAGAAGTTTGCAGTTGAATTTAATGTAGAATAAGTAAATATAGAATTCTGTAATAATGTGTGGAATTGAAAGATTTActgatcctgtgtgtgtgtgtgtgtgtgtgtgtgtgtgtgtgtgtgtgtgtgtgtgtgtaggagttcATTAAGCAGAAAGGTTATCCTCACAGCACTAATGTGGAGGTGGTTCATGATGGAGCAGAATCAGCACTGTTTAAACAACTGTTCCAGAGCTGGAGTGTTAAAGATCAGACTGTGGGGATGGGACGCACCAGCAATGTAGGCCGAATCggtacgtctgtgtgtgtgtgtgtgtgtgtgtgtgtgtgtgtgtgttattaaattTTAGAATATACATAATATCCATTATATaaccataatatatatatttaaaatgtacattaaattaatactCAGTGTTTTATACTCTGAACAACATGAAcatgacaaatattgatgctttatgcaaatgtatgtttatgatTAATGAAACCAAACATAACATAAAGCAtgatgtcacactgtcctcatacatgtcctgcaccaccctcacatacttctctgacacaccagacttcctcatacaataccacaactcctctctccactctgtcgtacgctttctctaaatccacaaacacacaatgaaactccttctgatcttctctatacttctccatcaacattctcaaagcaaataatgcgtctgtggtgctcttcctcgccatgaaaccatactgctgctcacagatggtcacctcttctctcagcatggcttccactactctttcccagaacttcatggtgtgactgatcaactttattcccctgtagttactgcaggtctgcacatctcccttattcttaaagatcagtaccagcacactccttctccattcctcaggcatcttctcaccttccaaaatcctgttaaacaacctggttaaaacaCCACTgctaaacatcttcatgctcTGGTAGATGAAGTGATGAGTGATAATGCAGTACGTATAGATTtaaagcagggaatataattatggtgagttgttaatgaggctgattgcctggggaaagaaactgttcctgtatcTGGCAGTTTTATTAAATGGACTTCTGTAGTGCCttcagaagggaggagctgaaagaggtTGTGttcagggtgtgaagggtcagtagtgatttttcctgcccgtcTTTTGGTTATTATATGGTACtggtcctggagagtgggcagagGAGCgccaatgctttttttttgctgtttaacGGTTTTCTGcagttttgttgctgctccaaaccagatggtgattgacgatcacaggacagattcaatgactgcagtgtagaactgcatcaacagctcctgtggcataCCAGCCTTCCTTATTTGGAtacatctccacagttttggtgcttttagctcaaggttgttctgactgcaccatagcaccagctgcttcacctcctgctcatATGCAGACTCGTTGCCATCTTGAATGAGTCTGATGAGgatggtgtcatctgcaaatttcaggagtttaacagttgggtcacttgacaTGCAGTCATTTGTATagagggagaatagcagtggggagaggacacatccctgaggagcaccagtgctgactgtccgaatactggaggtaacacctcccagtctcacctgttgtttcctgcctgtcaggaagctggagATCCACTGACAGGTGGCAGGAGATATAGtgaggtttaggagtttggagtggagaatctctggaattattgtattaaaagctGAAATGAAGTCGACAAACAGAATCtgggcatatgttcctgggcagttaaggtgttgcagaatgtagtgcAGCTCCATGTTGACTGcgtcatccaccgatctgttCTCTCAGGAggcaaactgtaggggatccagcagctgttctgtcacaTTTCTAGGCGGACAATACCAGCTGCACAAAGCTTTCCATGActgttattattagtattttgaTACACAATGCTGTGATAATAAAAGCACAATCCTTTATTACCGACTGCAGCCAAAGTGACACAGGAGAAGTTTGACGCCACGACGCTGCACGTGATGCCTGAAGTCGCCGCCCAGCAGAGGATGGTGGATGATGGGAGTGGACAAGTGACGGTGTGTGTGACATGTTCCTCTGGGTTCCTATGCATTCCCCTGTATTCCTGTGTTTTCTTCTGGGTTCctgtgtgttcctgtgtgttcCTGCATGTTCCCTTGCATcactgtgtgttaatgtgtgttctTCTGGTTCTTCAGTGTTCTTCTGGTTCTTGTGTGTTCCTGAACATTTCCTTGCATCCctgtgtgttcctgtgtgttcTTCTGGCTCTTGTGTGTTCCTGAACATTACCTTGCATCCctgtgtgttcctgtgtgttcTTCTGGCTCTTGTGTGTTCCTGAACATTCCCTTGCATCCctgtgtgttcctgtgtgttcTTCTGGCTCTTGTGTGTTCCTGAACATTCCTTGCATCCctgtgtgttcctgtgtgttcTTCTGGCTCTTGTGTGTTCCTGAACATTCCTTGCATCCctgtgtgttcctgtgtgttcTTCTGGCTCTTGTGTGTTCCTGAACATTCCCTTGCATCcctgtgtgttcttgtgtgttcTTCTCATTCCTCTGTGTTCTTGTGTGTTCCTATATGTGATTTGGATTTgcatataattgtgtgtaaagtGACTAAAGCTGAGAGTTCCTCAGGTGTGGAGGATTGAGAATTTGGAGCTGGCTGAAGTGGAGAAGGAGCTCCATGGGTATTTCTACGGAGGCGACTGTTACCTTATCCTTTACACATACGAAGTTAACGGCAAGAAGAACTACCTCCTGTACATGTGGCTGGTAAATAACAccatatatctatctatctataacatacacctgtgtgtgtgtgtaattgtgtgtaattgtgtgtaattgtgtgtcaGGGTCGACACGCGTCCCAGGACGAGATCACGGCGTGTGCGTTCCAGGCGGTGACGGTGGATCAGCAGTACGATAATCAGCCTGTTCAGGTGCGAGTGACGATGGGGAAAGAGCCGAGACACTTCATGGCCATGTTTAAGGGCAGGATGGTGGTGTTCGAGGTACTTATAATTCATACACAACTCCTATTACTGATCCTATTAGCttctctaatatacactattcTTAATACTCAACATCTCACTGACCTGCTGTCCATTAACCTCATTACTTACTAAATGTTTCATTCTAATAACAgactttttatagatttttctactttttttttgagacgtgttgcagcatcaaattcaattattattacatactgttttatttctattttacacagtgtccaaaatattttgtaagtttaataataataacaataataattatatttattataataataataatattattaatatttatagtagtaatatttataataataataatatgtataataataataataataataataataataataataataataataataataataataatatgtataataataataataataataataataataataataataataataataataataataataataataataataataataataataataataatatgtatagtaataataataataataataataataataatatgtataataataataataataataataataataataataataataataataataatagtcagaTGAATATTGTTGATAATAAACTCCATGATTTCAGGGAGGAACCTCCAGGAAGTCAGAGGTGGTGGAGGAACCCCCAGTGCGTTTCTTTCAGGTTTCTGGAACAGATTCCTACAACACCAAAGCGATCGAGGTTCCAGCCGTAGCAGCTTCTCTCAATTCTAATGATGTGTTTGTGCTGAAGAGTCAGAACTCCCTGTTCCTGTGGTATGGCAAGGTGAGGAACCTTCTACACACCTCCTATATACATCCTACATGTCATAATCCAACACCACGGCTCCATCCCAAACACCACTAAACACTGTTAGAACGAGAACACTGATGTTCAGAAgacacccccccacacacccacacacccacacacacacacacacaaaaacggGGTTCTTCTCAGTATGCTTCTCATGCACCTACAGTATACTGGTGTTTAGTTTGGTATGAATTTGCTGCTGATCTCTGTCAGGGCTCGAGTGGAGATGAAAGAGCAATGGCTAAAGAAATGAGTGCTTTCCTGGGACGGGGCCTTCTTGAGGAGATCATGGCTGAGGGACAGGAACCCATCGAGTTCTGGCAGCTTCTTGGAGGAAAAACTCCATATGCAAGCGACAAAAGGTGACAATCATCTGTTTAATACTCAAGTCAGTCAGTGATGGGATGGATGAAGGGGAGGAGAAATAatggtgtagtgtgtaatgaaggtgtgtgtgtgtgtgtgtgtgtgtgtgtgtgtgtgtgtgtggttcaggCTGCAGCAGGCCATGACAGATCATCAGCCTCGTCTGTTTGAGTGCTCCAATAAAACTGGGAAATTCATTGTCACTGAAATCTCACAGTTCACTCAGGACGACCTGAACGAGACCGACGTCATGCTGCTGGACACCTGGGACCaggtagcacacacacacacacacacacacacacaccttatcaCATCTCATCACACCTCAGACacctcattaaacacacacacacacacacacacacacacacacacacacacacacaccttatcaCATCTCATAACACCTCAGACAacatcatttacacacacacacacacacacacacacacacacacacacacacacacattatcacatctcatcacatcctcacacacctcattacacacacacacacacacacacacacacacacattatcacatctcatcacacctcacacacctcattacacacacacacacacacacacacacacacatattacactCTCACTTTAACGTGTcgtatttatattatattatatatatatatatatatatatatatatatatatatatatatatatatatatatatatatatatatatatatatatatatatatatatatatatatatatatatattatatatgagatgccccactctcccctgtgagatgccccactgtCCCTGAGAGACGCCCAACTCTCCCTGTGAGACGCCCCACTGTCCCCTGTGAGACGCCCCACTCTGGCcaaatttaattgtattttactatttaaaaccTTTATTAAATGTACCATCAACATATCATCGATAAACGTGTACCAGGTGTTCCTGTGGATCGGATCTCAGGCGAATGACACGGAGAAGAAGGAATCCATCACCACATGTCAGGAATATTTACGCACTCACCCCGGGATGCGAGATCTCGACACTCCCATCGTTCTCATTAAACAGGGCTTCGAACCCCCGACCTTCACCGGCTGGTTCCTGGCCTGGGACCCGAGCAAGTGGAGCGTGAGTTTAATACTTATAATATTCAAATCACACTCACAGatcatgagagagagagagagagagaggaaatgtaACATAAAGCATTAAAgtaaatgtgtgcgtgtgtgtgtgtgtgtgtgtgtgtgtgtgtgtgtgtgtgtgtgtgcggcagGGCGGGAAAACCTACGATCAGCTGAGGGAGGAACTCGGAATTGTGACAGAGGCAGTGACCATCACCAGCTCCAGCACCAACAACTCAGCAGGACGAGTCGTTAATGTATATCTCTATCATCCATCCTCTATCATCTATCCTCCATCCTCCTTTCTCTATTATCTATTCTCTATTCTctatcctccatcctctattcTCTATCCTCCATCATCTATCATCTATCATCTATCCCCCATCCTTCATCCTCTATCCTCTATTCTCGATCATATATTTTCCATCCCCTGTTAaatttttatactgtatgtttcatcattaaatcattacatGACTCATTCATGTCAATGCATCATAATTATAGTGAGAGAGCAGCATggagtaaaatgtgtgtgtgtgtgtgtgtgtgtgtgtgtgtgtgtgtgtgtgttcagggcgTGAGTGCAGGTTCTCAGGGGGGCAGCAGTGGTGTTCAGGGGGGTAGCGGTTATCAGAGCGGCTCTGCAGACGATTGTAATCGAGTGTATGATCCTTTTCCTCTCGAACAACTCATCCACAAAACAGCTGAGGAGCTTCCAGAGGGAGTCGACCCCGCTTGCAGAGAggtgagatacacacacacactgacacatagagacagacagacaaacacacacacacacacacacacacacacacacacacacacacacacacacacacacacacatacaggcagacacacacacacacacacacacacacacacacacacacacaatgacacatacagacagacagacagacagacagacagagatagacaaggacacaaacactgacacatacagacagacagcagacagacaaacacacacacacacacacacacacacacacacacacacacacacacacacacacgacacatacagacagatagacagacagacagagatagacaaggacacacacaatgacacacagaCAATCAGATACACAGACAGGCATATAGATAGGCAGATctatagacacacagacagacacacacacacagatagacagacacacatacatacacacacagacagacacacaaacacagacagacacaaacacagacagacacaaacacagacagacagatatacatatacccacacagacagacacacagacagacatggCTACAGACAGActcacagacagatagacagatagacacaccgacagatgtacagacagacagacagataggcagataaacagatatataggtagacagacagatagatagacagatatataaacagatctatatttagacagatttatggacagacagacagatctataggtagacagacaggtagataaGTGTTAGGGGTTCTTTTAGgcctttataaaatattaaagttatctctctctctctctctctctctctctctctctctttctgtgctACAGAAACATCTGTCAAATGAGGAGTTCTTCTCCGTATTCCAGATGTCTAAAGATGAGTTTGCTGGCTTGCCGCAGTGGAGACAGCTGAACAGCAAGAAGAAATATGGATTATTCTAAAcgctttgtgtttttgtgttaatgtTCTCAGTGATGTTGGAGTTACACTGCTGTATACAGGTAGTGTTCATGTTGGGAGTTAAGAATCCAGCACTATTTTATACCTGTGTGTAAACGTTCCAGATTTAGAAACTAGATTAGCCGTGCCTGAATCAGATGTGTACTGGATTATACTGGATTATAGCTGATTAGAAAGTGAGgatcttattttatttgttgtctCTCATGGTTTATGGGGATTATTACAGATTACAGAACTTTTCATGCTTTCTAACGCTATAGTAACATCCTGATGGGGTATATTTATCCATCAGTGCAAAACTGCACAGTCCTCGTGTTTTTTTATAACAACTTCAATGtctaataatcataaataaacagaatgatACGATGTTGTAATACTCATAATAATTGAAGCATCTTATTAAACATTCTACACAAATGTTCTGTTCGTAATATAACATTGATATGAATAAAACGTAGGCCTACTGTAGCTCTAGTGATATTCTAGtgtagctatatatatatatatatatatatatatatatatatatatatatatatatatgaatgaacttatatacaatactatacaatattgAGTTGTCACTTGTTTTATGAAAGAGTGTAATTTATGCTTTCTGCACTCACATGTCTGACctgaaatgcaaatatatgctgatggaaaatgaaacaaatgtatgcaaatgatTGCTTCTagcttatgcacacacacacacacacacacacaggttctgAACAGTGCAGTGGCTCTGTGGCTTCACACTTTCTTCCTATTTCATTTACATAAGCATGACAATAAAAACGACCGTATTTTATTGTGGAGGTTTAAAGTATCTGTACaacatgataaataaaataaataaatatataaacaaagagAATGCTTACAACGATTTAATGACACAAAATAAATTCCTCTCCCGGAGGTTTGACCCAAACCTTCATTATGatttaataattgtgcaattttcCTATTGCACGCGGATGGCTCGACTCACGCATGCGCAGTCGGAACGCGAGGCCCCGTACGTTTATGCGTCGTCACGTCGGAACCTTCACCGCGTACGCATGCGCAGTGTCGTCCACAACGCTCTGACTCACGGCTAGTTACGCAGCTACGAAAACACCGCGAGGCCGAgaccaacacacacttatacacactcacacacacacacacacacactcagcactcAGGTAAGCGCCTTTACTTCACTTTTATTATCAATTATCAAATCAGTTTCAGTGATGTGAATCCGCTGCTGTTTGTAAGGAAAATTCGAGA includes these proteins:
- the avil gene encoding advillin produces the protein MEQTFRAVTRTPGIIVWRIEKMELVLVPEKSHGNFFEGDCYLLLCTKKSGSSLIYSIHYWIGSEASQDEQGAAAIYAVQLDDFLGSSPVQYREVQHNESNTFCGYFKQGVIYKQGGVSSGMKHVVTNSSDVQRLLHVKGQRKVSAKEVEMSWSSFNLGDVFLLDIGKTIIQWNGPNSNTQERLKAMLLAKDIRDRERGGRAEIGLIEGDAEDKSPSLMEVVCGVIGPRPSSLPNGTSDEQADREQMSQVTLYHVSDADGEMKVREVASRPLVQDLLNHDDCYIVDQGGVRLFIWKGKKANKAEKQAAMSRAVEFIKQKGYPHSTNVEVVHDGAESALFKQLFQSWSVKDQTVGMGRTSNVGRIAKVTQEKFDATTLHVMPEVAAQQRMVDDGSGQVTVWRIENLELAEVEKELHGYFYGGDCYLILYTYEVNGKKNYLLYMWLGRHASQDEITACAFQAVTVDQQYDNQPVQVRVTMGKEPRHFMAMFKGRMVVFEGGTSRKSEVVEEPPVRFFQVSGTDSYNTKAIEVPAVAASLNSNDVFVLKSQNSLFLWYGKGSSGDERAMAKEMSAFLGRGLLEEIMAEGQEPIEFWQLLGGKTPYASDKRLQQAMTDHQPRLFECSNKTGKFIVTEISQFTQDDLNETDVMLLDTWDQVFLWIGSQANDTEKKESITTCQEYLRTHPGMRDLDTPIVLIKQGFEPPTFTGWFLAWDPSKWSGGKTYDQLREELGIVTEAVTITSSSTNNSAGRVVNGVSAGSQGGSSGVQGGSGYQSGSADDCNRVYDPFPLEQLIHKTAEELPEGVDPACREKHLSNEEFFSVFQMSKDEFAGLPQWRQLNSKKKYGLF